In Shewanella glacialimarina, the genomic stretch TATTGCGATACTTAAATGTTACTTATGCCGATAAAGCAGTCCGAAATCTGTTGGAACATGTCGGCACTTGTTATTGACTATTTAATTATTACTTTAAATGCTCTGTCATCAGAGCATCTATATCAATTTTAGCTAAGCCTTGGTTGTAAATTTCTTGCCATTTTTTTCCATCAGCATCATTTCGAAATGCAACATAAAGCTCTTTGTTCATTAATAACTTAGCGTTCATCTGTACCTTATCTGTATTCTTTACCAGCTTACTGCTGTTAGCGAGCATATAATTGAATACGTTCGCGTCAATCACAGCTGCGTCGATACGACCTCCTGCAACTTTTTGAACATTAATCTCATCAGATGTGACAACCTGAGGTTTAATTACATTACTGGCGATGAGTGCATCAAGTTCTTCTGTGTTGACATAATCCTGGACTACGCCCAATTTATATTTAGCGAGATCGCTTACCTCAGCCCAGCTTATAGGCGATGCTACGTTTTCAACCAAACCTAGCGGACCTTGTCCCATGGGTGCTGAAAAAGTAAACTCATTTGATTCATATAAGTATTCTGGAAAATATCCTGCATATTTAGACCCCGGCTCTGAAGCCAGCTTTACTGCTCGGCTCCATGGGAAGAAATCGACAACAAGTTCATGACCCATAG encodes the following:
- a CDS encoding substrate-binding periplasmic protein translates to MKFNYAILGLLFAVSSVTTHAETVNLTSLDWAPYSGKSLENRGASVVVAQAAFKAMGHELVVDFFPWSRAVKLASEPGSKYAGYFPEYLYESNEFTFSAPMGQGPLGLVENVASPISWAEVSDLAKYKLGVVQDYVNTEELDALIASNVIKPQVVTSDEINVQKVAGGRIDAAVIDANVFNYMLANSSKLVKNTDKVQMNAKLLMNKELYVAFRNDADGKKWQEIYNQGLAKIDIDALMTEHLK